The proteins below come from a single Mesobacillus jeotgali genomic window:
- a CDS encoding DUF1885 family protein codes for MSSNAYIKLVPSSSQQAISTEELKDLFNYYKEITAKTGDQVAWNYENSAFPYDLKEKEDGKGIWFYLQSSQDRYNAILIGVDKEAVVDENGTEREQSYIQITLPPTATAGDKGKANEFSKFLGKKLQGELHLFNGRIMYFYPRK; via the coding sequence ATGTCTAGTAATGCTTATATTAAACTTGTACCATCATCATCTCAGCAAGCCATTTCCACTGAAGAACTAAAGGATTTATTTAATTACTATAAGGAAATTACTGCTAAAACAGGTGATCAGGTTGCTTGGAATTATGAAAATTCAGCATTTCCTTATGATCTGAAGGAAAAAGAGGATGGGAAAGGCATATGGTTCTACCTGCAATCATCCCAAGACCGTTATAATGCCATACTAATCGGCGTTGATAAAGAGGCAGTTGTCGACGAAAACGGAACAGAACGCGAACAATCATACATACAAATTACACTTCCTCCTACAGCGACAGCTGGGGACAAAGGAAAAGCAAATGAATTCAGTAAGTTCCTGGGTAAAAAATTGCAGGGCGAGCTCCATTTATTCAATGGAAGGATTATGTACTTCTATCCACGCAAATAA
- a CDS encoding DUF3055 domain-containing protein, whose amino-acid sequence MELFEKLYDEHEKVHVRFVGFTTNDTRYDFGIVSTNMFFGKPLVVCMQTGRSALLDPKDIEDVEYLQKAFHITEVRQAEDLALFFQEELPTAPFQTQYE is encoded by the coding sequence ATGGAACTATTCGAAAAGCTTTATGATGAGCATGAAAAGGTTCACGTCAGGTTTGTGGGGTTTACTACTAATGACACTCGTTATGACTTTGGGATTGTCTCTACTAACATGTTTTTCGGAAAACCTCTGGTAGTCTGCATGCAGACGGGGCGTTCAGCACTCCTCGACCCTAAGGACATTGAAGACGTAGAATATTTGCAGAAAGCATTCCATATTACAGAAGTCCGGCAGGCTGAGGACCTTGCATTATTTTTCCAAGAAGAATTGCCGACAGCCCCGTTCCAGACTCAATACGAATAA
- a CDS encoding GapA-binding peptide SR1P — MGTIVCQTCNATIDHFEDEKVTVLYSKKCNCCDHEGAEER; from the coding sequence ATGGGCACAATCGTTTGTCAAACTTGCAATGCTACAATTGACCATTTCGAAGATGAGAAAGTAACGGTATTATATTCAAAAAAATGCAACTGCTGCGACCATGAAGGTGCAGAGGAAAGATAA
- a CDS encoding aminotransferase class I/II-fold pyridoxal phosphate-dependent enzyme translates to MSQKETPLFTSLLTHAEKNPIQFHIPGHKKGSGIDPEFREFIGDNALSIDLINIGPLDDLHSPKGIIKQAQELAAEAFGADHTFFSVQGTSGAIMTMIMTVCGPGDKIIVPRNVHKSIMSAIVFSGAIPIFIHPEIDKKLGISHGISTDSVEKALEQHPDAKGLLVINPTYFGFAADLKKIVEIAHSYHVPVLVDEAHGVHIHFHEDLPLSAMQAGADMAATSVHKLGGSMTQSSILNVKEGLVSSKRVQSIISMLTTTSTSYLLLASLDTARRRLAIEGRDIIDRTIKLAQWIRGQVNEIEHLYCPGEDLLGTNATFDFDPTKVLISIKDLNITGYEVEKWLREKYNIEVELSDLYNILCIITPGDTQKEAEILVKALRELSKEFHHLAEKVHAEVMLPDIPLLALTPRDAFYADTEVVPVEESEGRIIAEFVMVYPPGIPIFIPGEIITEENLVYIKTNMEAGLPVQGPEDDELKSFRVIKEHKAIR, encoded by the coding sequence TTGTCACAAAAAGAAACACCGTTGTTTACAAGCCTATTAACGCACGCAGAAAAGAATCCGATCCAGTTTCATATTCCCGGCCATAAAAAAGGGAGCGGGATTGACCCTGAGTTCAGAGAGTTCATTGGTGACAATGCACTGTCCATTGATTTAATCAACATCGGCCCCCTTGATGACTTGCATTCGCCTAAGGGCATCATCAAGCAGGCCCAGGAACTCGCCGCTGAAGCATTCGGCGCTGATCATACTTTCTTTTCAGTTCAAGGGACAAGCGGCGCGATCATGACCATGATCATGACTGTCTGCGGACCTGGAGACAAGATTATCGTTCCACGGAACGTTCATAAATCGATTATGTCGGCTATTGTTTTTTCCGGAGCCATTCCAATCTTTATCCATCCTGAGATTGATAAAAAGCTCGGAATTTCTCATGGAATCTCAACTGACTCAGTCGAGAAGGCGCTGGAACAGCATCCAGATGCAAAAGGTCTTCTTGTAATCAACCCAACGTATTTCGGCTTTGCAGCTGACTTGAAAAAAATCGTTGAGATTGCTCATTCCTACCACGTTCCAGTTCTGGTGGATGAAGCCCATGGGGTCCATATCCACTTCCATGAAGATCTTCCGCTTTCAGCCATGCAGGCAGGAGCTGACATGGCTGCAACAAGCGTTCATAAGCTTGGCGGATCAATGACGCAAAGCTCGATCCTGAATGTAAAAGAAGGTTTGGTATCCTCTAAGCGTGTTCAATCTATCATCAGCATGCTGACCACCACCTCTACTTCTTACCTGTTGCTCGCATCACTGGATACGGCGAGAAGAAGACTTGCCATTGAGGGAAGGGACATCATTGACAGGACGATCAAGCTGGCGCAATGGATTCGTGGTCAGGTAAACGAAATTGAGCATCTTTACTGCCCTGGAGAAGACCTTCTTGGCACGAATGCAACCTTTGATTTTGACCCGACAAAAGTACTCATCAGCATCAAAGACCTTAATATTACTGGATACGAGGTCGAAAAATGGCTTCGCGAGAAATACAATATCGAAGTGGAACTTTCGGATTTGTACAATATCCTGTGCATCATCACACCTGGAGACACACAAAAAGAAGCTGAAATTCTTGTTAAGGCCTTACGTGAACTTTCTAAAGAATTTCACCATCTTGCGGAAAAGGTGCATGCAGAAGTTATGCTTCCGGATATCCCATTACTAGCGTTGACACCTCGGGATGCGTTCTACGCCGATACCGAGGTTGTGCCTGTAGAGGAATCTGAGGGACGGATCATAGCAGAATTCGTAATGGTGTATCCGCCAGGAATTCCAATTTTCATTCCAGGAGAGATCATTACAGAAGAAAACCTTGTATATATCAAGACCAATATGGAGGCCGGCCTTCCGGTACAAGGTCCAGAGGATGATGAACTTAAATCCTTCAGAGTGATCAAGGAACACAAAGCAATCAGATAA
- a CDS encoding small peptidoglycan-associated lipoprotein, whose protein sequence is MKSLSFVFVATFLFLTASCNPVNDSDDLELNGDIKQVVFFSDDENYKQEASYYDAIIELKKDYPSAFDNIVVIPVANANKYYDLFKVKQFPAILIVHQDQVLANVNGNVTKDQIIEPLSAVLNNE, encoded by the coding sequence ATGAAAAGCTTGTCTTTTGTTTTTGTCGCAACGTTCCTATTTCTCACGGCTTCTTGCAACCCAGTCAACGATTCAGATGATTTGGAGCTAAATGGAGATATTAAACAAGTCGTTTTCTTTTCTGATGATGAGAACTATAAACAGGAAGCATCCTATTATGATGCCATTATAGAATTAAAGAAAGATTATCCTTCTGCATTTGATAATATTGTTGTCATTCCTGTTGCCAATGCCAATAAATATTATGACCTTTTTAAGGTAAAACAATTTCCTGCTATCCTGATTGTCCATCAGGACCAGGTACTTGCCAATGTGAATGGCAATGTAACAAAGGACCAGATCATCGAACCTTTATCAGCAGTTTTGAATAATGAATAA
- the lpdA gene encoding dihydrolipoyl dehydrogenase, whose amino-acid sequence MVVGDFPIETDTLVIGAGPGGYVAAIRAAQLGQKVTIVEKATLGGVCLNVGCIPSKALISAGHRYENAKHSEDMGIKAENVTLDFSKVQEFKAGVVKKLTGGVEGLLKGNKIDIVSGEAYFVDSNTIRVMDENSAQTYTFKNAIIATGSRPIEIPAFKYSKRVLDSTGALNLQELPKSIVVIGGGYIGTELGGAYASFGTKVTILEGADEILNGFEKQMSALVKRNLKKKGAEIITKALAKGVDETDSGVTVKYEANGEEKSIEADYVFVMVGRKPNTDELGLEQVGIEMSDRGVIKIDKQCRTSVSNIYAIGDIVEGPPLAHKASYEGKIAAEAIAGHPSEIDYLAIPAVVFSDPELASVGYSEKEAKDAGIDITASKFPFAANGRALSLNQTDGFLKLITRKEDDIVIGAQIAGPNASDMIAELGLAIEAGMTAEDLAMTIHAHPTLGEITMEAAEVALGNPIHIVK is encoded by the coding sequence ATGGTAGTAGGAGATTTTCCAATCGAAACTGATACTCTTGTCATTGGTGCCGGACCTGGCGGATATGTGGCAGCGATTCGCGCTGCCCAGCTAGGCCAAAAAGTAACAATCGTAGAAAAAGCAACTCTTGGCGGAGTGTGCCTGAACGTCGGATGTATTCCTTCAAAAGCTTTAATTTCTGCAGGCCATAGATACGAAAACGCTAAGCATTCTGAAGACATGGGGATCAAAGCAGAAAACGTCACGCTTGATTTCTCAAAAGTTCAGGAATTTAAGGCTGGAGTAGTTAAAAAACTTACTGGCGGCGTTGAGGGTTTATTGAAAGGCAACAAAATCGATATCGTAAGCGGAGAAGCGTATTTCGTTGATTCCAATACGATTCGTGTGATGGATGAGAATTCAGCACAGACATATACTTTCAAAAATGCAATCATTGCAACTGGATCCCGTCCTATCGAAATCCCAGCTTTCAAGTACTCCAAGCGCGTGCTTGATTCAACAGGAGCACTTAACCTCCAGGAGCTGCCAAAAAGCATTGTTGTTATTGGCGGCGGGTACATTGGTACTGAGCTTGGCGGAGCATACGCAAGCTTTGGCACTAAGGTAACAATTCTTGAAGGTGCAGACGAAATTCTTAATGGATTCGAAAAACAGATGTCAGCTCTTGTAAAACGCAACCTTAAGAAGAAGGGTGCAGAAATCATTACTAAGGCCCTTGCAAAAGGTGTCGACGAAACTGACTCTGGCGTAACAGTTAAATATGAAGCAAATGGTGAAGAAAAGAGTATCGAAGCAGACTACGTGTTTGTCATGGTAGGAAGAAAGCCTAACACGGATGAACTAGGCCTTGAGCAGGTAGGCATCGAGATGTCTGATCGCGGTGTTATCAAAATTGACAAGCAATGCCGTACAAGTGTAAGCAACATCTATGCGATCGGTGACATTGTTGAAGGGCCTCCACTAGCACATAAAGCTTCTTACGAAGGCAAGATTGCCGCTGAAGCAATCGCTGGACATCCTTCAGAAATCGACTACCTGGCTATTCCGGCAGTAGTCTTCTCTGATCCAGAATTAGCATCAGTAGGCTACTCTGAAAAGGAAGCGAAAGATGCTGGCATTGATATTACAGCATCTAAGTTCCCATTCGCTGCAAATGGCCGTGCACTATCACTTAACCAGACAGACGGCTTCTTGAAGCTGATCACACGTAAAGAAGATGACATTGTCATCGGTGCGCAGATTGCTGGTCCGAATGCTTCTGACATGATCGCAGAGCTCGGCCTTGCAATCGAAGCAGGCATGACTGCTGAAGACCTTGCAATGACAATCCACGCTCACCCAACTCTCGGTGAGATTACGATGGAAGCTGCAGAAGTAGCACTTGGTAACCCGATTCATATCGTAAAGTAA
- a CDS encoding polysaccharide deacetylase family protein gives MKKTVVSMIAASVILAGCGAAEEAQKPEGTSEEQKEQVLNDEKAAEEKPETEAAEPEEKPAEEENKSEEVVQASPQYKMKGDFSIQNIDNPDEKIVLLTIDDAPDKNALEMAKTLKDLNVKAIFFVNGHFLDTPEEGEVLKQIHRMGFPIGNHTYNHKSLRELSEEQQRKEIVDLNDRVEELIGERPEFFRAPFGMNTDYSKQLAADEKMLLMNWTYGYDWEKDYQSKEALADIMVNTPLLRNGANLLMHDRQWTSEALGDIVKGLQDKGYKVVDPELIETPANKETAAQ, from the coding sequence TTGAAAAAAACAGTAGTTTCAATGATTGCTGCTTCGGTGATTTTAGCCGGATGCGGGGCTGCAGAAGAAGCGCAGAAGCCAGAAGGCACCAGTGAAGAGCAAAAAGAACAAGTCTTAAATGATGAAAAAGCCGCAGAGGAAAAGCCGGAAACAGAAGCTGCAGAACCAGAGGAGAAACCAGCTGAAGAGGAAAATAAGAGCGAAGAAGTAGTACAGGCATCACCACAATATAAGATGAAAGGCGATTTTTCTATCCAAAATATCGATAATCCAGATGAAAAAATTGTTTTATTGACAATTGACGATGCTCCGGATAAAAATGCTCTTGAAATGGCCAAGACGTTAAAAGATTTAAATGTAAAAGCCATCTTTTTTGTAAATGGCCACTTCCTTGATACTCCCGAAGAAGGGGAAGTTCTAAAGCAAATTCATCGAATGGGCTTTCCAATTGGGAACCATACATATAATCACAAATCGTTAAGGGAATTATCCGAGGAGCAGCAAAGGAAAGAAATTGTAGATCTTAATGACAGAGTCGAGGAACTGATTGGTGAAAGGCCGGAATTCTTCAGGGCTCCATTCGGAATGAACACTGATTACAGCAAGCAGCTGGCCGCAGATGAGAAAATGCTGTTAATGAATTGGACCTATGGTTATGATTGGGAAAAGGATTACCAATCAAAGGAAGCTCTTGCGGATATTATGGTGAATACGCCTTTACTACGGAATGGAGCGAATTTGCTGATGCATGACAGGCAGTGGACAAGCGAAGCACTGGGGGATATCGTAAAAGGCTTGCAAGATAAGGGATATAAAGTCGTCGATCCTGAACTTATCGAAACTCCTGCAAATAAAGAAACGGCTGCCCAGTAG